A stretch of the Planktothricoides raciborskii GIHE-MW2 genome encodes the following:
- a CDS encoding glycosyltransferase, translated as MKILMLSSTFPYPPNRGGTEIRTFNLLKYLHLTQQHQITLVTQRHATVTDAEVRELQQWVSDLVMFPLPKDPQSQGFGGKLGRFGVSLLKGTPPNVLQRYSTEFQAFVDRAVEQKRYQVITCEHSVNEIYIRPEFCQSVTTVVNVHSSVYGWTRNHLEMGASQNTLRDRLYLPLLLNYEKRYSAKFSQIVVTTEDDQQQFQEFAPDANIAVIPNGVDLDLFPYRQGDPRNHRLVFTGAMDASHNIDAARFFAVEVLPLLKKHYPDVTFAIVGDRPVPEVMDLQSIPGVVVTGKVDSMSDELHRSAVCVVPLRTGYGIKNKTLEAMAAGVPVVASDRGLEGLTVDGPNVPLRALRANGISEYVHQISRLFDDSSLRKKLSLQGRSLIESEYTWNTAGKLYEQVLCKFSFT; from the coding sequence ATGAAAATTTTAATGCTTTCGTCTACCTTTCCCTATCCACCGAATCGTGGTGGGACAGAAATTAGAACTTTTAATCTGCTGAAATATTTACACCTGACTCAGCAACATCAGATTACTCTCGTCACCCAGCGCCATGCTACGGTGACGGATGCGGAGGTGAGGGAATTGCAGCAATGGGTGAGCGATTTAGTCATGTTTCCCTTGCCCAAGGATCCACAATCCCAAGGATTTGGCGGGAAATTAGGCCGGTTTGGTGTCTCATTACTCAAAGGCACCCCGCCCAATGTGTTGCAACGCTATTCTACCGAATTTCAGGCGTTTGTTGATCGGGCTGTGGAACAGAAACGATATCAGGTGATTACTTGCGAGCATAGTGTGAATGAGATTTATATTCGCCCTGAGTTTTGCCAGTCTGTAACCACGGTGGTGAATGTGCATAGTTCGGTTTATGGGTGGACGCGCAACCATTTGGAGATGGGAGCCAGCCAAAATACTCTGCGCGATCGCCTCTATTTGCCTTTACTGCTGAACTATGAAAAACGCTACAGCGCCAAATTCTCCCAAATTGTGGTGACAACTGAAGACGACCAGCAGCAATTTCAGGAGTTCGCCCCCGATGCCAATATTGCAGTGATTCCCAATGGGGTGGATTTAGACTTATTTCCCTACCGGCAAGGGGATCCGAGAAATCACCGCTTGGTGTTTACCGGGGCAATGGATGCTTCCCATAATATAGATGCGGCTCGCTTTTTTGCCGTGGAAGTGCTACCTTTACTCAAAAAGCATTATCCTGATGTGACGTTTGCCATTGTTGGCGATCGCCCAGTCCCAGAAGTCATGGATTTGCAAAGTATTCCCGGAGTGGTGGTGACAGGCAAGGTTGATTCTATGAGTGATGAACTCCATCGTTCTGCGGTTTGTGTGGTGCCTTTGCGAACCGGGTACGGGATTAAAAACAAAACCTTGGAAGCAATGGCTGCCGGGGTTCCCGTGGTGGCAAGCGATCGCGGTTTGGAAGGGCTAACCGTCGATGGGCCAAATGTTCCCCTCCGGGCATTAAGGGCTAATGGGATTTCTGAGTATGTTCACCAAATTAGCCGCTTATTTGATGACTCCAGTCTGAGAAAAAAGTTATCCTTGCAAGGGCGATCGCTAATTGAAAGCGAATATACTTGGAACACTGCTGGCAAGCTTTACGAGCAAGTCTTGTGTAAATTTTCTTTCACCTAA
- a CDS encoding iron-containing alcohol dehydrogenase family protein, which produces MCEKTSENFPSTTAEFASLPTLTVAPKQVMRGFGILAQVGDILARFGRNSLIIGGDSSLSVTLSRLQPALAAQQIVTHPGSYRPDCSEASLARLMAAVERHQADFIIGTGGGKSLDMAKLVAHRCNLPVVTIPSSAATCAAWTALSNIYSDRGAFLYDVPLDGGCPDLLILDYELIATAPKRTLVAGIGDAIAKWYEASVSSGHSEQTLLVAAVQQARVLRDILLQKSAAALEQPGSEVWREVVDATVLLAGAIGGLGGAQCRTVGAHAVHNGLTHVDPKHHTLHGEKVAYGILVQLRLEEMVQNNQLAATARQQLLKFYGEIGLPATLDDLGLENITLKDLKGAAEISCGPNSDIHRLPFPVVPDQLLAAMVSTTATVERLGNSQSVERVGSFPKE; this is translated from the coding sequence ATGTGTGAAAAAACTTCTGAAAACTTTCCTAGCACTACAGCCGAGTTCGCTTCGCTGCCCACTTTGACTGTAGCCCCCAAACAAGTGATGCGGGGCTTTGGGATTCTGGCACAAGTAGGAGACATCTTGGCTAGGTTCGGCAGAAATTCTTTAATTATCGGGGGAGATTCCTCTCTGAGTGTCACCCTTTCAAGATTACAACCGGCCTTAGCCGCACAGCAGATCGTGACTCACCCAGGGTCTTATCGCCCGGATTGTAGCGAAGCCAGCCTTGCTAGGCTGATGGCAGCGGTGGAGAGGCATCAAGCAGATTTCATTATTGGGACTGGGGGTGGTAAATCTCTGGATATGGCGAAACTGGTTGCCCACCGTTGTAATTTGCCTGTGGTGACTATTCCCTCATCGGCGGCTACCTGTGCGGCTTGGACGGCTTTGTCTAATATATATAGCGATCGCGGGGCGTTTCTTTACGATGTGCCTCTGGATGGTGGTTGTCCTGATTTGCTGATTTTGGATTACGAGTTAATTGCTACAGCGCCGAAACGGACTTTAGTGGCCGGAATTGGGGATGCGATCGCTAAATGGTATGAAGCCTCAGTGAGTAGCGGTCATTCTGAGCAAACTTTATTAGTAGCTGCCGTACAACAAGCGCGAGTGCTTCGGGATATTCTTTTGCAAAAATCCGCCGCTGCCCTGGAACAACCGGGGAGCGAAGTCTGGCGGGAAGTAGTAGACGCCACTGTTTTACTGGCCGGTGCGATCGGCGGACTAGGGGGCGCTCAATGTCGCACCGTCGGCGCTCATGCGGTTCATAATGGTTTAACTCATGTGGATCCAAAACATCACACATTGCATGGAGAAAAAGTAGCCTACGGCATTTTGGTGCAATTGCGTCTGGAAGAAATGGTGCAAAACAACCAACTAGCTGCCACTGCTAGACAGCAGCTTTTGAAATTTTATGGGGAAATTGGTTTGCCAGCAACGTTAGATGACCTGGGGCTGGAAAATATTACTCTAAAAGATTTGAAAGGGGCGGCAGAAATATCTTGTGGTCCTAATTCTGATATTCATCGATTGCCTTTTCCGGTGGTTCCCGATCAACTCCTGGCGGCAATGGTGTCAACAACGGCGACCGTAGAACGTTTAGGCAATAGTCAATCTGTAGAGCGTGTAGGGAGTTTTCCAAAAGAATGA
- a CDS encoding DUF1156 domain-containing protein gives MNKDRLFIERIIPVKLLNQQVAYEHGGNPFKGLHRWYSRKPLSFSRASVLASLLPEDISLDEFEYLLGLHPEWEGLKPDANLRLYKVPPGYFRVGKVHDYCERVWGNRNPTVLDAFAGGGSIPFEAARYGLNVLASDLNPVAVVTMKAAMEYPVKFGPDLQVDIDRWVKWVGDEAEKRLAEFFPSTPKSEEVVQNYLWAHTVVCPSCQSVVPLSPNWWLSKTSNYAGKGQARKVKSDWYAVKPIHNLTEKRVNFELIKGKKGKETTIKTDEDEYNPDDYSTVSRGVGRCPNCGNNIENKVIMQTAKKTGLGHQLYAVAYKKGKGSLEFRIPNNTDLNACVQAQQYLDQNIDDLQHKFLIPIEFIPEGKDLDEQIRIFCPTWKDMFNPRQLLTLVTYVEIINEAKELIRAEYEPEKVEAICTYLALVLDRCVDANSRLAHWSATTSQIQLASGQHALNLMWNYPEVNGVTRLWNWCVDALTYDYTKLCELFGTKSHSLSLPGILETEPKSIKIDAASADSLYHIADKSVDAIVTDPPYYATIQYAELSDFFYVWMKRTLGDIFPELFWSELTDKHREAVANPSRFRDMGTSADELAAQDYEAKMALAFGEYYRVLRDDGVMTVQFNHKDSGAWDVLTKSLIDAGFEITASWSVSTENPQNLHQAQKNSVSSTVLLVCRKRNPNAEPAWWDDLRPEVANLVEQRAPEFEDNDITGIDLYLSAFGPALNVFSRSYPIYNSSGDEVRPEVAFAEARKAIAAYRFRKLVQTDTQGFDSLTQWYFLAWDAFKAREFPYDEARQLALAIGGFNVSDLDKTHKLLSASGGTCKLLTPTQRWKKRAFSTEAKDFSCRYLVDGLHAIIAIYEEEKDIQAVRKFMQDTNLVTNDNFMKAIEVALKAIPRIGEEKKRISEERNLLDLWSAMDEIKAKVVYEQLTIL, from the coding sequence ATGAACAAAGATAGATTATTTATCGAGAGAATTATCCCAGTGAAACTGTTAAATCAACAGGTGGCTTATGAACATGGGGGCAATCCATTTAAAGGACTACATCGCTGGTATTCTCGGAAGCCGTTATCTTTCTCTCGCGCTTCGGTTTTGGCTTCTCTGTTGCCAGAGGATATCTCATTAGATGAGTTTGAATATTTACTGGGATTACATCCAGAATGGGAGGGGTTAAAACCTGATGCTAATTTGCGACTTTATAAAGTGCCCCCAGGATATTTTAGAGTAGGGAAAGTCCATGATTATTGTGAGAGAGTTTGGGGCAACCGAAACCCTACAGTTTTAGATGCTTTTGCTGGTGGGGGGAGTATTCCTTTTGAAGCGGCTAGATATGGGTTAAATGTGTTAGCTTCGGATTTGAATCCGGTGGCAGTTGTGACTATGAAAGCTGCAATGGAATATCCGGTAAAATTTGGACCCGATTTACAAGTGGATATTGACCGTTGGGTGAAGTGGGTCGGGGATGAAGCGGAGAAAAGATTAGCGGAATTTTTCCCTTCAACCCCCAAAAGTGAGGAAGTTGTGCAAAATTATTTATGGGCACATACTGTAGTTTGTCCTAGTTGTCAGTCTGTGGTGCCATTAAGTCCTAATTGGTGGTTAAGTAAAACAAGTAACTATGCTGGAAAAGGACAAGCTAGAAAAGTTAAGAGTGATTGGTACGCGGTGAAACCAATTCACAATCTGACAGAAAAGCGGGTTAATTTTGAGTTAATTAAGGGGAAAAAAGGGAAAGAAACAACGATTAAAACCGATGAGGACGAATACAATCCTGATGATTACAGTACGGTTAGTCGAGGAGTGGGTAGATGTCCTAATTGTGGCAATAATATTGAAAATAAAGTGATTATGCAAACTGCTAAGAAAACCGGATTAGGACATCAGTTATATGCAGTGGCTTATAAAAAAGGTAAAGGCAGCTTAGAATTTAGAATTCCTAATAATACTGACTTGAATGCTTGCGTTCAAGCTCAACAATACTTAGACCAAAATATAGATGATTTACAACATAAATTTTTAATTCCTATTGAATTTATTCCTGAAGGCAAAGATTTGGATGAACAAATCCGAATATTTTGTCCGACATGGAAAGATATGTTTAACCCGCGTCAGCTTTTAACCCTGGTGACTTATGTAGAAATTATCAACGAAGCGAAGGAGTTAATCCGGGCTGAATATGAACCAGAAAAAGTAGAGGCAATTTGCACTTATTTGGCTTTAGTATTAGATAGATGTGTTGATGCAAACTCTCGTTTAGCCCATTGGAGTGCAACCACGTCACAAATTCAACTCGCTAGTGGACAACACGCTTTAAATTTAATGTGGAATTATCCAGAAGTTAATGGAGTGACTCGCTTGTGGAATTGGTGCGTAGATGCCTTGACATATGACTACACTAAACTTTGTGAATTATTCGGCACAAAGTCCCACTCTCTCAGCTTACCGGGTATCCTAGAAACTGAACCCAAAAGCATTAAAATTGATGCGGCTTCGGCGGATAGCCTGTATCATATTGCCGATAAATCTGTGGATGCAATTGTCACTGACCCGCCCTATTATGCTACGATACAATATGCGGAACTTTCCGATTTTTTCTATGTTTGGATGAAACGGACGTTAGGGGATATTTTCCCCGAATTATTCTGGTCAGAACTCACGGATAAACACCGAGAAGCGGTCGCGAACCCGTCTCGTTTTCGGGATATGGGTACTTCAGCCGATGAATTAGCCGCCCAAGATTATGAGGCAAAAATGGCCTTGGCTTTTGGCGAATATTATCGAGTTTTGCGGGATGATGGGGTGATGACCGTACAATTTAATCATAAAGATTCCGGCGCCTGGGATGTGCTGACTAAATCATTAATTGATGCGGGTTTTGAAATTACCGCTTCTTGGTCTGTGAGCACAGAAAATCCCCAAAATTTACATCAAGCCCAGAAAAATTCTGTTTCTAGTACGGTGTTGCTAGTTTGCCGCAAACGCAACCCGAACGCTGAACCCGCTTGGTGGGATGATTTGCGCCCGGAAGTGGCTAATTTGGTAGAACAACGCGCCCCGGAATTTGAGGATAATGATATTACGGGAATCGATTTATATTTAAGTGCTTTTGGTCCGGCTTTAAATGTGTTTAGTCGGTCTTATCCCATTTATAATAGCAGTGGGGATGAAGTTCGCCCAGAGGTGGCTTTTGCGGAAGCCCGAAAAGCGATCGCAGCTTATCGTTTCCGCAAATTAGTCCAAACGGATACCCAGGGATTTGACTCTTTAACTCAATGGTATTTTTTGGCTTGGGATGCTTTTAAAGCCCGCGAATTTCCTTATGATGAAGCGCGACAATTAGCTTTAGCTATTGGCGGTTTTAATGTGTCCGATTTGGACAAAACTCATAAATTGCTAAGTGCTTCTGGAGGTACTTGTAAACTCTTAACTCCAACCCAACGATGGAAAAAACGGGCTTTTTCCACGGAAGCCAAAGATTTTTCTTGCCGTTATTTGGTGGATGGACTTCATGCCATTATCGCTATTTATGAGGAGGAAAAAGATATCCAAGCAGTCCGTAAGTTTATGCAAGATACCAATTTGGTGACTAATGATAATTTTATGAAGGCGATCGAGGTTGCTTTAAAGGCTATTCCCCGGATTGGGGAGGAGAAAAAACGCATCTCAGAAGAACGGAATTTGCTGGATTTGTGGTCAGCAATGGATGAGATTAAGGCTAAGGTGGTTTATGAACAATTGACGATTTTATGA
- the mnmE gene encoding tRNA uridine-5-carboxymethylaminomethyl(34) synthesis GTPase MnmE codes for MSRDFSQGDTIAAIATAIVPQQGSIGIVRLSGTDALAIARTLFHAPGSQPWESHRILYGYICHPQTQQVVDEALLLIMKPPRSYTREDVVEFHCHGGIIPVQQVLQLCLEQGARLANPGEFSLRAFLNGRIDLTQAESIADLVMARSATAAQTALAGLQGKLTQPIRQLRACCLDILAEIEARIDFEEDLPPLNEPEIIANIDNILAEMSRILATAHQGELLRSGLKVAIVGRPNVGKSSLLNAWSRSDRAIVTDLPGTTRDVVESQLVVKGIPVQVLDTAGIRETDDQVEKIGVERSRRAAQAADLVIFTIDATAGWTSADAEIYTQVKHRPLIIVINKIDLVEKLPSLPEGILDAKTSVEAIGTSATRFDLFYGQGIEDLENAILKAVNLGDIQAANLELTINQRQAAALTRAYTALKQVQSTIADSLPLDFWTIDLRGAIQALGEITGEEVTESVLDRIFSRFCIGK; via the coding sequence ATGTCCAGAGATTTTAGTCAAGGAGATACGATCGCCGCGATCGCCACAGCAATTGTCCCACAACAAGGGAGCATTGGCATAGTCCGATTATCTGGAACCGATGCTTTGGCGATCGCGAGGACTTTATTTCATGCTCCCGGATCTCAGCCCTGGGAAAGTCACCGCATCTTATACGGCTACATTTGCCATCCTCAAACGCAACAAGTGGTAGACGAAGCTCTGCTTCTGATCATGAAACCACCCCGGTCTTATACCCGCGAAGATGTGGTGGAATTTCACTGTCACGGTGGGATTATTCCCGTGCAACAAGTTTTGCAGCTTTGCCTAGAACAAGGAGCTAGACTGGCTAATCCTGGAGAGTTTAGTCTGCGAGCTTTTTTGAATGGACGCATTGACCTGACTCAAGCGGAAAGTATTGCTGATTTAGTCATGGCCCGTTCAGCGACTGCGGCTCAAACGGCACTGGCTGGTTTACAAGGTAAATTAACCCAACCGATCCGGCAACTCCGCGCCTGTTGCTTAGATATTCTGGCAGAAATTGAAGCCCGGATTGATTTTGAGGAGGATTTACCGCCGTTAAACGAGCCAGAAATTATCGCCAACATAGACAACATTTTGGCAGAAATGTCCAGAATATTGGCTACAGCGCATCAGGGAGAACTCTTGCGGTCTGGGTTAAAAGTCGCGATTGTCGGGCGACCAAATGTGGGCAAGTCCAGTTTATTAAATGCTTGGAGTCGGAGCGATCGCGCCATTGTCACGGATCTTCCAGGCACCACCCGCGATGTTGTGGAATCTCAACTGGTGGTTAAAGGCATTCCCGTGCAAGTTCTCGATACGGCGGGAATTCGCGAAACCGACGACCAAGTAGAAAAAATTGGCGTAGAGCGATCGCGACGCGCTGCCCAAGCTGCGGATTTAGTGATTTTTACCATTGACGCCACCGCTGGTTGGACATCAGCCGATGCCGAAATTTATACCCAAGTTAAACATCGTCCTCTGATTATCGTCATCAATAAAATAGACTTAGTAGAAAAATTGCCCAGTTTGCCGGAGGGTATTCTTGATGCTAAGACTTCTGTAGAGGCGATCGGCACCTCCGCTACCCGGTTCGATCTTTTTTATGGGCAAGGTATCGAAGACTTAGAAAATGCCATATTAAAAGCCGTCAATCTGGGTGACATACAAGCCGCCAACTTAGAATTAACTATTAATCAACGGCAAGCCGCTGCCTTAACTCGCGCTTACACCGCCCTCAAACAAGTCCAATCAACCATTGCCGATAGTTTGCCCCTTGACTTCTGGACAATTGACCTACGCGGAGCCATTCAAGCATTAGGAGAAATCACTGGGGAAGAAGTCACCGAATCCGTGCTTGATCGAATATTTAGCCGCTTCTGTATTGGCAAATAG
- a CDS encoding serine/threonine-protein kinase, which produces MTSGQFLAKRYRIIEFIGSGAFGTTYLAVDTRLPGNPTCVVKQLLPTPKIGKNLKTAQRRFSREAKILEKLGKHPHIPQLFAYFEENQQFYLVEEYIAGYPLTSELTLGWKWSDLNTINLIQEILEILSFIHSNGVIHRDIKPSNIIRRQSDGQLFLIDFGAVKEINEGDASSQTRTMATGTPAYMPLEQFQGNPKPNSDIYAVGMIAIQALTGVHPRELPMIKNMDQVSSGSFHWKQLAKVDIEFTKLIDKMILDDYHLRYQSTTEVLADLEKIKYRFGSGNLGKKNVDYNFETDESTLQDADEYFEDKKNNLSSKITDTNFFSHSKNSHNFLKKSFISRLKKNQVISGKLILIMAGGLTIGFSVFLWENLVSLEAKRLYNQAVEKAKNGKNEAAIADLNQAIKLLPNYESAYYSRGRIRFQMGDYSGSIADYSQTIKLNPQDAGAYANRCVAYRYLSDFSAAIADCSYAIKLNPNYADALANRCLALIGIGDKKSLAASLADCNQAIALNSSQYDAYYGRGLIYQTLGELNHAIADYTQAITYNPNLAAAYYYRGLARLKLNHRQNAESDFQKAAELCELPTVECDIDPKAKLEKLQ; this is translated from the coding sequence GTGACCTCCGGCCAATTTTTAGCTAAACGCTACCGCATTATTGAATTTATCGGCTCTGGGGCTTTTGGCACCACTTATTTAGCGGTGGATACTCGTCTACCAGGAAACCCGACTTGTGTGGTGAAACAACTTTTGCCAACTCCGAAAATAGGCAAAAATTTGAAAACTGCCCAGCGTCGATTTAGCCGAGAAGCTAAAATTTTAGAAAAACTGGGAAAACACCCTCATATTCCTCAACTTTTTGCATATTTTGAGGAAAATCAACAATTTTATTTAGTGGAAGAATATATTGCGGGTTATCCTCTGACTAGCGAGTTAACCTTGGGATGGAAATGGAGTGATCTAAATACGATCAACTTAATCCAAGAAATCTTAGAAATCCTATCATTTATCCACAGTAATGGCGTGATTCACCGAGATATTAAACCCTCGAATATTATCCGCCGACAGTCAGATGGTCAGTTATTTTTAATCGATTTTGGCGCGGTTAAAGAAATCAATGAAGGGGATGCTTCATCTCAGACTAGAACAATGGCCACGGGTACTCCTGCTTATATGCCCCTTGAGCAATTTCAAGGCAATCCAAAACCCAACAGCGATATTTATGCCGTGGGGATGATTGCCATTCAAGCATTAACTGGGGTTCACCCCCGCGAACTGCCAATGATTAAAAATATGGATCAGGTTAGTAGTGGTTCTTTTCACTGGAAACAATTGGCAAAAGTTGACATAGAATTTACCAAACTTATTGATAAAATGATTTTGGATGATTATCATTTACGCTATCAATCTACTACAGAAGTTTTAGCTGATTTAGAAAAAATTAAATATCGGTTTGGATCAGGTAATTTGGGCAAAAAAAATGTAGATTATAATTTTGAAACAGATGAGTCTACTTTACAGGATGCTGATGAATATTTTGAAGATAAAAAAAATAATTTATCAAGTAAAATTACAGATACAAATTTTTTTAGCCATAGCAAAAATAGCCATAATTTTCTGAAAAAAAGTTTTATAAGTAGATTAAAAAAAAATCAGGTAATTTCGGGCAAATTAATTTTGATTATGGCAGGGGGTTTGACGATAGGCTTTTCAGTTTTTTTATGGGAAAATTTGGTTAGTTTAGAAGCTAAAAGACTGTATAATCAAGCGGTGGAAAAGGCAAAAAATGGCAAAAATGAAGCGGCGATCGCAGATTTGAATCAAGCCATTAAATTATTACCCAACTATGAATCCGCCTATTATAGTCGCGGGAGAATTCGTTTTCAAATGGGAGATTATTCAGGGTCGATCGCAGATTATAGTCAGACGATTAAATTGAATCCCCAAGATGCTGGGGCTTATGCTAACCGCTGTGTAGCTTATCGATATTTGTCTGATTTTTCCGCCGCGATCGCCGACTGTTCCTATGCTATTAAACTTAATCCCAATTATGCGGATGCATTAGCAAATCGCTGTCTGGCATTGATTGGGATTGGGGATAAAAAATCCCTAGCCGCATCTTTAGCAGACTGTAATCAGGCGATCGCCTTGAATTCGTCTCAATATGATGCTTATTATGGCCGAGGTTTAATTTATCAAACCTTGGGAGAACTCAATCATGCGATCGCTGATTATACCCAGGCAATTACATATAATCCTAATTTGGCGGCAGCTTATTATTATCGCGGTCTGGCAAGATTGAAATTAAATCATCGCCAAAACGCCGAGAGTGATTTTCAGAAAGCGGCTGAACTCTGTGAATTGCCCACGGTTGAATGTGATATCGATCCCAAGGCGAAACTGGAAAAGTTACAGTAA
- a CDS encoding serine/threonine-protein kinase, with product MIGQLLDRRYRIEKKLGSNGLGQTYLAVDTHRPGEPKCIVKQLLLPRNQGKSIEIIELILKKKVEFLERLGKHNQIPQLLAFFQENKEFYLVEEFITGHSLVDEIGHGIPMPEDQLCKLLQEILEILIFVHGHGIVHRQVTAENLIRRSSDGKLVLINFGLVQDKDINTQLLKTYRESSENDSENIDSQLVLEFGQSQSTSSDIYGLGLIAIQALTGLQGKDLIQISDHQNPQNPILAWHDQVKARPQVVSMLDKMVHSNPEERYQSAPEVLAALKKLKVPPSKLQPGSIPVPPPPPPVAQLKGVARVAPRPIDLTQPENLAISSKMSGSKVRSLKMMMAVGLLIFICGWAGWLYKKNYTNQRIAELKSIAQERAASGDRQAAIQQFTQAISLKPTAESYYQRANAQLDLGNYQAAVEDYTAALAKDPNYVAAYFNRGLAYLKLNQFKAAVDDYTKAIENNSQDADAYYQRGLAYHRLKNYPAAIADYTQVIQLNPEDATAFTNRGLSYSAADNKQSAIADYTQAIRLNPNDAQAYYSRGRARFFLADYQGAMEDYTEALRITPDDADIYVNRCGAYLNLAQYDRAIADCTQAIQLNAEYPEAYSNRCLAYTNLQKYPEAINDCTQAIALEPNGAKAYTNRGMARAAANDFQGAIDDYTQAIRLAPNDAVAYGNRGTVYYDLNQYPEALLDYTQAIRLKEDYDLAYYKRGLIRVQLKDTAGAIADFQTAGKLCLDRGRTGCYHDAQYQINLLQQNKP from the coding sequence ATGATTGGCCAACTATTAGATAGAAGATATCGCATTGAGAAAAAATTAGGTTCCAATGGTTTGGGACAAACCTATTTGGCTGTGGATACTCATCGGCCTGGGGAACCAAAATGCATTGTCAAACAACTACTTCTTCCCAGAAATCAGGGTAAATCCATAGAAATTATCGAATTGATTTTAAAGAAAAAAGTAGAATTTTTAGAAAGACTTGGCAAACACAACCAAATTCCCCAATTATTAGCGTTTTTCCAAGAGAACAAAGAATTTTATTTAGTCGAAGAGTTTATTACAGGTCATTCCCTGGTGGATGAAATTGGCCACGGGATACCCATGCCCGAAGACCAGCTATGTAAACTGTTGCAGGAAATTTTGGAAATATTAATTTTTGTTCACGGACATGGGATCGTGCATCGCCAGGTGACGGCAGAGAACTTAATTAGACGGAGTTCTGATGGTAAATTGGTGTTGATTAATTTTGGGCTGGTGCAAGATAAAGATATTAATACTCAATTGCTAAAAACTTATAGGGAATCTTCAGAGAATGACTCTGAAAATATCGATAGTCAACTGGTGTTAGAATTTGGCCAAAGTCAGTCAACCAGTAGCGATATTTACGGATTGGGTTTAATTGCAATTCAAGCCCTGACGGGCTTGCAGGGAAAAGATTTAATCCAGATATCGGATCATCAAAATCCCCAAAATCCAATTTTGGCATGGCACGATCAGGTCAAAGCCAGACCCCAAGTAGTGAGTATGCTGGATAAAATGGTGCATTCAAATCCAGAGGAGCGGTATCAGTCAGCCCCGGAAGTTTTGGCGGCTTTGAAAAAGTTAAAAGTACCACCATCAAAGCTTCAGCCCGGATCAATCCCCGTGCCACCACCGCCCCCCCCAGTTGCCCAATTAAAAGGGGTGGCGCGGGTGGCTCCACGTCCGATTGATTTAACTCAACCGGAAAACTTGGCAATTTCATCGAAGATGTCTGGGTCAAAGGTGAGAAGCCTAAAAATGATGATGGCCGTAGGACTGCTAATTTTTATCTGCGGCTGGGCTGGGTGGCTATATAAGAAAAATTATACGAATCAGCGGATTGCCGAGTTAAAAAGTATTGCCCAAGAACGAGCCGCAAGTGGGGATCGACAGGCGGCGATTCAACAATTTACTCAAGCAATATCTCTGAAACCTACGGCAGAATCTTATTATCAAAGAGCCAATGCTCAATTAGACCTGGGTAATTATCAAGCAGCGGTTGAAGACTATACGGCGGCTTTGGCAAAAGATCCCAATTATGTAGCAGCTTATTTTAATCGGGGATTGGCTTATTTAAAATTAAATCAATTTAAGGCAGCAGTTGATGATTATACTAAGGCGATCGAGAATAATTCTCAGGATGCAGATGCTTATTATCAAAGAGGTTTGGCTTATCATCGCCTGAAAAATTATCCAGCGGCGATCGCGGATTATACTCAGGTGATTCAGTTGAATCCTGAAGATGCTACAGCTTTTACCAATCGGGGATTGTCATATTCAGCCGCCGATAACAAACAAAGCGCGATCGCGGATTATACTCAGGCGATTAGATTAAATCCGAATGATGCTCAAGCCTATTATAGTCGCGGTAGAGCTAGGTTTTTTTTGGCAGATTATCAGGGGGCAATGGAGGATTATACTGAAGCATTAAGAATTACTCCCGATGATGCCGATATCTATGTGAATCGTTGTGGGGCTTATTTGAATTTGGCGCAGTACGATCGGGCGATCGCAGATTGTACTCAGGCGATTCAACTAAATGCCGAATATCCTGAAGCTTATAGTAATCGTTGTCTGGCTTATACGAATTTACAAAAATATCCAGAGGCGATCAACGATTGTACCCAGGCGATCGCTCTAGAACCTAACGGGGCAAAAGCTTATACTAATCGAGGAATGGCTCGTGCTGCGGCCAATGATTTTCAAGGGGCGATTGATGATTACACTCAAGCGATTAGATTAGCGCCGAATGATGCGGTAGCTTATGGTAATCGTGGGACGGTGTATTACGATTTAAACCAATATCCCGAAGCGCTGTTAGACTATACTCAAGCAATCAGATTAAAAGAAGATTATGACCTGGCTTACTATAAACGGGGTCTGATTCGGGTGCAACTCAAAGATACGGCTGGGGCGATCGCTGATTTCCAAACAGCAGGCAAGCTTTGTCTTGATCGGGGGAGAACAGGTTGCTACCATGATGCTCAGTATCAAATTAATTTATTGCAGCAAAATAAACCATAA